In the genome of Rhizophagus irregularis chromosome 22, complete sequence, one region contains:
- a CDS encoding uncharacterized protein (SECRETED:cutsite_CRS-VV; SECRETED:prob_0.2223); SECRETED:SignalP(1-26) — protein MKQFQNLKIIFKYVLSLTLICLNCRSVVKGNTHALFYKITALPLVHFGKNYQLVNRIRSIQQKFKSPFINNIPLDEGYKTKISDVALFHADYHVIRHVNVENILTALFPLRPKLFQLDSNNDGFHINQLSKNGYKNDKNFFLSMEHRFQTTPLTVFRLSINNNAGTSRYINQRRHTSHISRLRRQRNVSRIYRRHQRNASANNEDTMNRIMNLPPQITNDQSIYQFFNGFSFN, from the exons atgaaacaatttcaaaatttaaaaataatttttaaatatgtccTGAGTTTAACATTAATTTGTCTAAACTGTCGGTCAGTTGTAAAAGGGAATACTCATGCATTATTCTATAAGATAACAGCATTGCCATTAGTGCACTTCGGCAAAAATTATCAACTTGTTAATAGAATTCGTTCTATTCAGCAAAAATTCAAATCGCCCTTTATAAACAATATACCATTGGATGAAGGATACAAAACAAAAATCAGTGACGTGGCATTATTTCACGCggattatcacgtgattagaCATGTCAACGTTGAAAATATTCTTACCGCTCTATTTCCTCTTAGaccaaaattatttcaattagaTTCAAATAATGATGGTTTTCACATTAATCAACTATCCAAAAATGGATACAAGAAtgataagaatttttttttaag tatGGAACACCGTTTTCAAACAACACCTCTAACTGTTTTCAGGCTTTCCATTAATAATAACGCTGGGACTTCAAGATATATTAATCAAAGGCGACATACTAGTCACATTAGTCGCCTTAGAAGGCAAAGAAACGTAAGTAGAATATATCGAAGACATCAACGTAATGCATCAGCCAATAACGAAGATACTATGAATAGAATCATGAATCTTCCACCTCAAATTACGAATGACCAGTCTATATATCAATTTTTCAATGGATTttcattcaattaa